In Acidimicrobiia bacterium, the genomic stretch CGCTCTGTGCGTCGACGAGCACGAGCAGCTGCGCGCCGGCGTCGAACGTGGGGCTGTTCGGCAACGCCAAGATGTCGATCTACGCGAACGTCGGCTCGAACACGACGACCGAGTTCTACCTCGCACGCGTCCTCCCGGGCGCGCCCGGTCGCACGCTCACGCTCAGCCTGTTCGACATCGGCGACGCGCCGAGCGCGGGCACGACCGGCTCGCTGACGATCGTCCGCACGACCGACGGCAACGACACTCCGCTGTCGAGCTGTACCTATTCACCGCCCGCGTCGAGCTCGACGAACGGTCCACCGTGGAACTCGTTCCAACCGACGCCCGGCTCCTGCTCGATCACCGGTGTGAGCTCGAGCCAGTACAACGGGCGGTGGATCCAAGTGAAGCTGCCGATCCCGAGCTCGCTCAACTCGTGCAACGTGTCCGACCCGAACGACTGCTGGGTGAGCATCCAGTACCGCTTCAACGGCAGCCTCAACGACACGACGTCGTGGACGGCGTCGATCGACGGCGACCCAGTCCGGCTCGTGCACTGATGCTTCGCCGGGTGCCGGCGCCCGGTCGGTAGCCTGCGCGCCATGCCGGGCGACGACCACACGGCCCACGTGCACGACGCCGTCGAGCGCGCGCTCGCGGGGAACCTGGCCAAGGGGCGCGAGAAGCTCGAGCGCGAGCACAAGCTCTTCGTGCGCGACCGGCTCGCGCTCCTGCTCGACGACGGCTCGTTCGCGGAGGACGCGCTGCTCGCGAACGCGACCGCGTCCGACCTCCCGGCCGACGGCGTCGTGACGGGCACCGGCCGCGTCGACGGACGGCCCGTGTGCGTGATGGCGAACGACCCGACCGTCAAGGCGGGGTCGTGGGGCGCGCGCACGGTCGAGAAGATCATCCGGCTCACCGAGACCGCGCTGCGGCACGAGATGCCGGTCGTCTACCTCGTCGACTCCGCCGGCGCGCGCATCACCGACCAGGTCGAGCTCTTCCCGGGCCGGCGTGGAGCGGGCCGGATCTTCGCCAACGAGGTGCGTCTGTCCGGCAAGGTGCCCCAGGTGTGCTGCCTGTTCGGGCCGTCCGCCGCGGGTGGCGCGTACATCCCGGCGTTCTGCGACGTCGTGTTCATGGTCGAGGGCAACGCGTCCATGTACCTCGGGTCGCCACGCATGGCCGAGGAGGTGATCGGCGAGCAGGTCACGCTCGAGGAGATGGGTGGCGCGCGCATGCACGCGACGGTGAGCGGGTGCGGCGACAACCTCGTCACCGACGACGCCGAGGCGATCGCGGCCGCGAAGCGCTGGTTGTCGTACCTGCCGCGCAACTGGCGCGAGCGCCCGCCGACGGTCGACGCGCGCGACCCGTCGTCGTCCGCGAAGCCGATCGGCTCGATCGTCCCCGAGCAACCGCGCCGCGCCTACGACATGCACAAGGTGATCGACGCGCTCGTCGACGACGGCTCGTTCATGGAGATCAAGCCGTTGTTCGCGCGCGAGCTCGTCGTCGGCTTCGGGCGGCTCGCCGGCGAGACGGTCGGCATCGTCGCGAACAACCCCGCGCACCTCGGCGGCGTGCTGTTCGTCGACTCCGCTGACAAGGCCGCGCGGTTCATCTGGCTGTGCGACGCGTTCAACGTGCCGCTCGTGTTCCTTGCCGACGTACCGGGCTTCATGATCGGCTCGGCCGTCGAGCGCGACGGGATCATCCGCCACGGCGCCAAGATGATCAGCGCGGTGTCGGAGGCGACCGTCCCGAAGTTCTCGGTGATCGTGCGGAAGGCGTACGGCGCCGGGCTGTACGCGATGTGCGGTCCCGCGTTCGACCCCGACGCGTGCCTCGCGCTCCCGACCGCGAGCATCGCCGTGATGGGTCCGGAGCCCGCCGTCAATGCCGTGTTCTACAACCGCATCCAGGCCATCGAGGACGCCGACGAGCGCGCCGCGTTCGTCGCCGAGCGCCGCTCCGAGTACGAGGCCGACGTCGACCTCGTACGCCTCGCGTCGGAGCTCGTGGTCGACGCGGTCGTCGAGC encodes the following:
- a CDS encoding acyl-CoA carboxylase subunit beta, which codes for MPGDDHTAHVHDAVERALAGNLAKGREKLEREHKLFVRDRLALLLDDGSFAEDALLANATASDLPADGVVTGTGRVDGRPVCVMANDPTVKAGSWGARTVEKIIRLTETALRHEMPVVYLVDSAGARITDQVELFPGRRGAGRIFANEVRLSGKVPQVCCLFGPSAAGGAYIPAFCDVVFMVEGNASMYLGSPRMAEEVIGEQVTLEEMGGARMHATVSGCGDNLVTDDAEAIAAAKRWLSYLPRNWRERPPTVDARDPSSSAKPIGSIVPEQPRRAYDMHKVIDALVDDGSFMEIKPLFARELVVGFGRLAGETVGIVANNPAHLGGVLFVDSADKAARFIWLCDAFNVPLVFLADVPGFMIGSAVERDGIIRHGAKMISAVSEATVPKFSVIVRKAYGAGLYAMCGPAFDPDACLALPTASIAVMGPEPAVNAVFYNRIQAIEDADERAAFVAERRSEYEADVDLVRLASELVVDAVVEPDDLRDELVRRLALARDRRREVVERRHGVPPV